One genomic segment of Bradyrhizobium prioriisuperbiae includes these proteins:
- a CDS encoding NADH-quinone oxidoreductase subunit B yields the protein MEEGSAGMGLIQPAVAQASTGVLDPRTGKPVGADDRFFLEVNNELADKGFFVTATDDLITWARTGSLMWMTFGLACCAVEMMQMSMPRYDAERFGFAPRASPRQSDVMIVAGTLTNKMAPALRKVYDQMPEPRYVISMGSCANGGGYYHYSYSVVRGCDRIVPVDIYVPGCPPTAEALLYGVMLLQKKIRRTGTIER from the coding sequence ATGGAAGAAGGGAGCGCTGGAATGGGATTGATCCAGCCAGCTGTCGCACAGGCCTCAACCGGCGTACTTGATCCGCGCACCGGCAAGCCGGTGGGGGCGGACGATCGCTTCTTCCTCGAGGTCAACAACGAACTCGCCGACAAGGGCTTCTTCGTCACCGCGACCGACGACCTGATCACCTGGGCGCGCACCGGCTCGCTGATGTGGATGACCTTCGGGCTCGCCTGCTGCGCGGTCGAGATGATGCAGATGTCGATGCCGCGCTACGACGCCGAGCGGTTCGGCTTTGCCCCGCGGGCCTCGCCGCGCCAGTCCGACGTCATGATCGTCGCCGGCACGCTGACCAACAAGATGGCGCCGGCGCTGCGCAAGGTCTACGACCAGATGCCGGAGCCGCGCTACGTCATCTCGATGGGCTCCTGCGCCAACGGCGGCGGCTACTATCACTACTCCTATTCGGTGGTGCGCGGCTGCGACCGCATCGTGCCCGTCGATATCTACGTGCCGGGCTGTCCCCCGACGGCCGAAGCGCTGCTGTACGGCGTCATGCTGCTGCAGAAGAAGATCCGGCGCACCGGCACGATTGAACGCTAA
- a CDS encoding NADH-quinone oxidoreductase subunit D, with protein sequence MAEASLRNFTINFGPQHPAAHGVLRLVLELDGEVVERVDPHIGLLHRGTEKLIEQKTYLQAIPYFDRLDYVAPMNQEHAFCLAAEKLLGIAVPRRGQLIRVLYCEIGRILSHLLNVTTQAMDVGALTPPLWGFEEREKLMVFYERASGSRMHAAFFRIGGVHQDLPPALIQDIWDWCDPFLKVVDDLETLLTDNRIFKQRNVDIGVVTLEQAWEWGFSGVMVRGSGAAWDLRKSQPYECYAEMDFDIPIGKNGDCYDRYCIRVEEMRQSVRIMKQCIEKLRLADAQGPVATEDSKIFPPRRGEMKRSMEALIHHFKLYTEGFHVPAGEVYAAVEAPKGEFGVYLVADGSNKPYKCKIRAPGFAHLQAMDFICKGHLLADVSAILGSLDIVFGEVDR encoded by the coding sequence ATGGCTGAGGCATCGCTCCGCAATTTCACCATCAATTTCGGGCCGCAGCATCCGGCGGCCCACGGCGTGCTGCGCCTGGTGCTCGAGCTCGACGGCGAGGTGGTCGAGCGCGTCGATCCGCACATCGGCCTGCTGCATCGCGGCACCGAGAAGCTGATCGAGCAGAAGACCTATCTGCAGGCGATCCCGTATTTCGACCGGCTCGACTATGTCGCGCCGATGAACCAGGAGCATGCCTTCTGCCTCGCCGCGGAAAAGCTGCTCGGCATCGCCGTGCCGCGCCGCGGACAGCTGATCCGCGTGTTGTACTGCGAGATCGGACGCATCCTGTCGCATCTGCTTAACGTCACGACGCAGGCGATGGACGTCGGTGCGCTGACCCCGCCGCTGTGGGGCTTTGAAGAGCGCGAAAAGCTGATGGTGTTCTACGAGCGCGCGTCGGGCAGCCGCATGCACGCGGCGTTCTTCCGCATCGGCGGCGTGCATCAGGACCTGCCGCCGGCGCTGATTCAGGATATCTGGGACTGGTGCGATCCGTTCCTCAAGGTGGTCGACGATCTCGAGACGCTGTTGACCGACAACCGCATCTTCAAGCAGCGCAACGTTGACATCGGTGTGGTGACGCTGGAGCAGGCGTGGGAGTGGGGCTTCTCCGGCGTGATGGTGCGCGGCTCCGGCGCCGCCTGGGACTTGCGCAAGTCGCAGCCCTACGAGTGTTACGCCGAGATGGATTTCGACATTCCGATCGGCAAGAACGGCGACTGCTACGATCGCTACTGCATCCGCGTCGAGGAGATGCGCCAGTCGGTGCGCATCATGAAACAGTGCATCGAGAAACTGCGGCTGGCCGATGCGCAGGGGCCAGTCGCCACCGAGGACAGCAAGATCTTCCCGCCGCGCCGCGGCGAGATGAAGCGCTCGATGGAAGCGCTGATCCATCACTTCAAGCTCTATACCGAGGGTTTCCACGTGCCGGCTGGCGAAGTCTATGCCGCGGTCGAGGCGCCGAAGGGCGAGTTCGGCGTCTATCTCGTCGCCGACGGCAGCAACAAGCCCTACAAGTGCAAGATCCGCGCGCCCGGGTTCGCGCATCTGCAGGCGATGGACTTCATCTGCAAGGGGCATCTGCTGGCAGATGTCTCGGCTATCCTCGGCTCGCTCGATATCGTGTTCGGTGAGGTCGATCGCTGA
- a CDS encoding NADH-quinone oxidoreductase subunit C, which translates to MDDAKLDALGQTIVEALPGAALAHDVAFNQLTITVETGKIVEIVRTLRDDPRFRFVNFIDVTAVDYPGRELRFDVVYHFLSPVLNERVRLRAFAGETTQVPSIIDVFPGADWFERETYDLYGVIFTGHPDMRRLLTDYGFDGHPLRKDFPLTGFVEVRYDDQEKRVVYEPVKLNQEFRKFDFMSPWEGADYPLPGDEKAAGGKAGS; encoded by the coding sequence ATGGACGACGCCAAACTGGATGCTTTGGGCCAGACGATTGTCGAAGCGCTGCCTGGCGCCGCGCTCGCGCACGACGTCGCCTTCAACCAGCTGACGATCACCGTCGAGACCGGCAAAATTGTGGAGATCGTGCGGACCTTGCGCGACGATCCGCGATTTCGCTTTGTCAACTTTATCGACGTCACCGCGGTCGACTATCCGGGCCGCGAGCTGCGCTTTGACGTGGTCTATCATTTCCTGTCGCCGGTCCTGAACGAGCGCGTCCGGCTGCGCGCGTTTGCCGGCGAGACCACGCAGGTGCCGTCGATTATCGACGTGTTTCCCGGCGCTGACTGGTTCGAGCGCGAGACCTATGATCTCTACGGGGTGATCTTCACCGGTCATCCGGACATGCGGCGGCTTCTGACCGACTACGGCTTCGACGGCCACCCGCTGCGCAAGGATTTCCCGCTCACTGGCTTCGTCGAAGTGCGTTACGACGACCAGGAAAAGCGGGTGGTGTACGAGCCGGTCAAGCTTAATCAGGAATTCCGCAAGTTCGATTTCATGTCGCCGTGGGAAGGCGCGGACTATCCGCTGCCCGGCGACGAGAAGGCGGCGGGCGGAAAGGCAGGCAGTTAA
- a CDS encoding FkbM family methyltransferase, translating into MALAPIQYDRTTGVLEGANAWEQLAALTLIAGSKVSSLFAHRGYNMCANLLRKTLPERDIAMRLNADAIFAFPYGDGYWSKLLNRSLSYESELELLFLDSRDVDYVLIDCGANYGYWSVLVSSAPFGAHKAIAIEPSSVNFAKLSNNAAISGNRFEVLNCAIGAVRGTARLSGTKHEAFSIAGPANAVGEDVPVLALDNLIDDGKIAATGRYLVKLDVEGVEIDAIRGGTRLLQADTVILCEEHGSDRAHTVSRYILDHTQLKLIVHDPVSNRFETLKELSMLDRIKTARNIGYNVFATSSAFWEERFHHLNARAGRSVH; encoded by the coding sequence ATGGCGCTGGCTCCCATCCAGTACGACCGGACAACGGGCGTCCTCGAGGGGGCGAACGCGTGGGAGCAGCTTGCCGCGCTGACACTGATCGCGGGATCGAAGGTGTCGTCGCTGTTCGCCCATCGCGGCTACAACATGTGCGCCAACCTGCTGCGCAAGACACTGCCCGAGCGCGACATCGCCATGCGGCTGAACGCCGACGCGATCTTTGCGTTTCCCTATGGCGACGGTTACTGGAGCAAGCTGCTCAATCGCTCGCTCAGCTACGAGAGCGAGCTCGAACTGCTGTTTCTGGATTCCCGCGACGTCGATTATGTGCTGATCGATTGCGGCGCCAACTACGGCTACTGGTCGGTGCTGGTGTCGAGCGCGCCGTTCGGTGCCCATAAGGCGATCGCGATCGAACCGTCTTCGGTCAATTTTGCCAAGCTGTCCAACAATGCGGCGATCAGCGGCAACCGTTTCGAAGTGCTGAACTGCGCAATCGGCGCGGTCCGCGGCACCGCGCGGCTGTCGGGCACCAAGCACGAGGCCTTCAGCATTGCCGGTCCGGCCAATGCAGTCGGTGAAGACGTGCCGGTGCTCGCGCTCGACAACCTGATCGACGACGGCAAGATCGCCGCCACCGGACGCTATCTGGTGAAGCTCGACGTCGAGGGCGTCGAGATCGACGCCATCAGGGGCGGCACCCGGCTGTTGCAGGCGGACACCGTGATCCTGTGCGAGGAGCATGGCTCCGATCGCGCCCACACGGTGTCGCGCTATATCCTTGATCACACGCAGCTGAAGCTGATCGTCCACGATCCGGTGAGCAACCGGTTCGAGACCCTGAAAGAACTTTCGATGCTGGATCGCATCAAGACCGCGCGCAACATTGGCTACAATGTGTTCGCGACCTCGAGCGCGTTCTGGGAAGAGCGTTTCCATCACCTGAACGCCCGCGCCGGGCGCAGCGTTCATTGA
- a CDS encoding NADH-quinone oxidoreductase subunit A — protein sequence MGGILQSYLPLVVFIGVAVVIGLALLIAPFLVAYQQPDPEKLSAYECGFNAFDDARMKFDVRFYLVAILFIIFDLEVAFLFPWAVAFGKLGAAGFWSMMVFLGVLTIGFAYEWKKGALEWD from the coding sequence ATGGGCGGCATCTTGCAGAGTTATCTACCCCTTGTCGTGTTCATTGGCGTCGCTGTCGTAATCGGTCTGGCGCTTCTGATTGCTCCCTTCCTTGTGGCCTACCAGCAGCCGGATCCGGAAAAGTTGTCCGCCTACGAGTGCGGGTTCAACGCCTTCGACGACGCGCGCATGAAGTTCGACGTGCGCTTCTATCTGGTCGCCATCCTGTTCATCATTTTCGACCTCGAAGTCGCCTTCCTGTTCCCGTGGGCGGTGGCCTTCGGCAAGCTCGGCGCCGCCGGGTTCTGGTCGATGATGGTATTCCTGGGTGTGCTGACCATCGGCTTTGCCTATGAATGGAAGAAGGGAGCGCTGGAATGGGATTGA